Proteins encoded by one window of Haliotis asinina isolate JCU_RB_2024 chromosome 6, JCU_Hal_asi_v2, whole genome shotgun sequence:
- the LOC137287591 gene encoding BTB/POZ domain-containing protein 17-like isoform X2, whose amino-acid sequence MESPPAKRHHPEAKDEGLNKKQNLTLETIKDEAAFVSRFSALYNSSNLSDLVLRVGRDRYYSHRFILITASDVFEAMLNQRRWVESQEPEIDLTEDPECAPVFGMFLRYLYSGSVQVSTDTVLPILLLADKYSITTLRESCIEYMMRHIVESPDTNRTLTWYQYAKMTGQEKLKEICQKFILSNFDVILDAPDWHEMTKTELVEFLSSSDLVVLSEIHLWNKVEKWLTCEENRDSLAENLKDILPLLRFNMILPKNLLTIESSPLCSKYTEHFAEKLNQAYRHHSLMMDCGDVCENREQFRNYYSKEYHLCFPFLLENYQGINKINSRITVECHARTHYMPSNQSQDSCTEFTAYFFPRGFYNTITLYGTYMNRQSDATTFKLCRKFSDQTALKADVTLVLYGRKNSVRYIAYTFNMSHLFGKESSTLAIENIIDLDKLLQEDSPYLIDGNLDGKLFVKIQDMGPHLLDGDTK is encoded by the exons ATGGAGAGTCCTCCTGCCAAACGTCACCATCCAGAGGCTAAAGATGAGGGGTTGAATAAGAAACAAAATCTGACATTGGAGACCATCAAGGATGAGGCAGCATTTGTGTCCCGGTTCAGCGCTCTCTACAACAGCAGCAACCTCAGCGATCTGGTGCTACGGGTCGGCAGGGACAGATACTACTCTCACAGGTTCATCCTCATCACAGCCAGTGATGTCTTTGA AGCCATGTTGAACCAGAGGCGTTGGGTGGAATCTCAGGAGCCAGAGATTGACCTGACAGAAGACCCAGAGTGTGCTCCAGTGTTCGGGATGTTCCTCAG ATATCTCTACAGTGGCTCAGTCCAGGTGTCGACGGATACAGTACTGCCCATCCTTTTACTGGCAGACAAATACAGCATCACTACCCTACGCGAGTCCTGTATTGAATATATGATGCGACACATTGTTGAGTCTCCTGACACAAACCGAACACTAACGTGGTACCAGTATGCCAAAATGACCGGACAGGAAAAACTGAAAGAAATCTGTCAGAAATTCATCCTGTCCAATTTTGATGTTATTCTTGATGCCCCTGACTGGCACGAAATGACTAAGACTGAGCTTGTTGAGTTCCTCAGCAGCTCAGATCTTGTGGTACTGAGTGAGATCCATTTGTGGAACAAAGTTGAGAAATGGCTGACATGTGAAGAAAACCGTGATTCACTTGCAGAGAATCTTAAAGACATCTTGCCCCTTTTGAGATTTAACATGATCTTGCCTAAGAATCTATTAACAATTGAATCGTCACCTTTGTGTTCGAAGTACACAGAGCATTTTGCAGAGAAGCTAAATCAAGCCTATCGACACCATTCTCTGATGATGGATTGTGGGGATGTTTGTGAAAATCGGGAGCAGTTCAGGAACTATTACAGTAAAGAATACCATCTATGTTTTCCTTTTTTGCTTGAGAATTACCAAGGCATCAACAAGATAAACAGCCGCATCACAGTTGAATGTCACGCCCGAACCCACTACATGCCCTCCAATCAATCCCAAGATTCTTGCACTGAATTCACTGCCTACTTTTTCCCTCGCGGTTTCTACAATACCATCACCTTATATGGCACATACATGAATCGTCAGAGCGATGCCACAACGTTCAAACTGTGTCGAAAGTTTTCTGACCAAACTGCTTTGAAAGCTGATGTCACACTGGTGCTTTATGGCCGAAAGAATTCAGTAAGGTATATTGCATACACCTTCAACATGAGCCATCTGTTTGGGAAGGAGTCATCGACCCTCGCCATAGAAAACATCATCGACTTGGACAAATTGTTACAAGAGGATTCTCCATACCTGATTGATGGAAACCTTGATGGGAAACTATTTGTGAAAATACAAGATATGGGACCACACTTGTTGGATGGTGATACTAAGTGA
- the LOC137287591 gene encoding BTB/POZ domain-containing protein 17-like isoform X1, producing MGNLFWPPFSKSRKMESPPAKRHHPEAKDEGLNKKQNLTLETIKDEAAFVSRFSALYNSSNLSDLVLRVGRDRYYSHRFILITASDVFEAMLNQRRWVESQEPEIDLTEDPECAPVFGMFLRYLYSGSVQVSTDTVLPILLLADKYSITTLRESCIEYMMRHIVESPDTNRTLTWYQYAKMTGQEKLKEICQKFILSNFDVILDAPDWHEMTKTELVEFLSSSDLVVLSEIHLWNKVEKWLTCEENRDSLAENLKDILPLLRFNMILPKNLLTIESSPLCSKYTEHFAEKLNQAYRHHSLMMDCGDVCENREQFRNYYSKEYHLCFPFLLENYQGINKINSRITVECHARTHYMPSNQSQDSCTEFTAYFFPRGFYNTITLYGTYMNRQSDATTFKLCRKFSDQTALKADVTLVLYGRKNSVRYIAYTFNMSHLFGKESSTLAIENIIDLDKLLQEDSPYLIDGNLDGKLFVKIQDMGPHLLDGDTK from the exons GCAACCTATTCTGGCCTCCATTTAGTAAATCCCGAAAAATGGAGAGTCCTCCTGCCAAACGTCACCATCCAGAGGCTAAAGATGAGGGGTTGAATAAGAAACAAAATCTGACATTGGAGACCATCAAGGATGAGGCAGCATTTGTGTCCCGGTTCAGCGCTCTCTACAACAGCAGCAACCTCAGCGATCTGGTGCTACGGGTCGGCAGGGACAGATACTACTCTCACAGGTTCATCCTCATCACAGCCAGTGATGTCTTTGA AGCCATGTTGAACCAGAGGCGTTGGGTGGAATCTCAGGAGCCAGAGATTGACCTGACAGAAGACCCAGAGTGTGCTCCAGTGTTCGGGATGTTCCTCAG ATATCTCTACAGTGGCTCAGTCCAGGTGTCGACGGATACAGTACTGCCCATCCTTTTACTGGCAGACAAATACAGCATCACTACCCTACGCGAGTCCTGTATTGAATATATGATGCGACACATTGTTGAGTCTCCTGACACAAACCGAACACTAACGTGGTACCAGTATGCCAAAATGACCGGACAGGAAAAACTGAAAGAAATCTGTCAGAAATTCATCCTGTCCAATTTTGATGTTATTCTTGATGCCCCTGACTGGCACGAAATGACTAAGACTGAGCTTGTTGAGTTCCTCAGCAGCTCAGATCTTGTGGTACTGAGTGAGATCCATTTGTGGAACAAAGTTGAGAAATGGCTGACATGTGAAGAAAACCGTGATTCACTTGCAGAGAATCTTAAAGACATCTTGCCCCTTTTGAGATTTAACATGATCTTGCCTAAGAATCTATTAACAATTGAATCGTCACCTTTGTGTTCGAAGTACACAGAGCATTTTGCAGAGAAGCTAAATCAAGCCTATCGACACCATTCTCTGATGATGGATTGTGGGGATGTTTGTGAAAATCGGGAGCAGTTCAGGAACTATTACAGTAAAGAATACCATCTATGTTTTCCTTTTTTGCTTGAGAATTACCAAGGCATCAACAAGATAAACAGCCGCATCACAGTTGAATGTCACGCCCGAACCCACTACATGCCCTCCAATCAATCCCAAGATTCTTGCACTGAATTCACTGCCTACTTTTTCCCTCGCGGTTTCTACAATACCATCACCTTATATGGCACATACATGAATCGTCAGAGCGATGCCACAACGTTCAAACTGTGTCGAAAGTTTTCTGACCAAACTGCTTTGAAAGCTGATGTCACACTGGTGCTTTATGGCCGAAAGAATTCAGTAAGGTATATTGCATACACCTTCAACATGAGCCATCTGTTTGGGAAGGAGTCATCGACCCTCGCCATAGAAAACATCATCGACTTGGACAAATTGTTACAAGAGGATTCTCCATACCTGATTGATGGAAACCTTGATGGGAAACTATTTGTGAAAATACAAGATATGGGACCACACTTGTTGGATGGTGATACTAAGTGA